The Acutalibacter muris genomic sequence TTGGATTCTTTCGATCAGGCATGGGATATCATCTGCGAATTCTGCAAGTCGCGGATAACAGACGTTGCATATAAGACATGGTTTAGCAGGCTCCGCCCTGTATCTATGGACTTTGAAAAAGGGGTGGCTATAATAGAGGCCCCAAACGATTTCCATAAGCAGACGCTTCTGCGCTGCTACAGCGACCTCTTGAGCCAGGCGCTTAAAAACGTTTTTGGCGACAGTATTGGTTTTGAGCTCTGCGTAACCGAGGAAACAGACCGCGGCTCTGAAAAAGAAGCAAGTCAGGACGAGGGCTATGAGCTAACCTTTAGGACCTTTGTGGTAGGACCGTCCAACCGCTTCGCCCACGCTGCCTGTCAGGCTGTGGCCAGCAAGCCGGCCTTACTGTATAACCCCCTTTTCATTTACGGCAACTCCGGGCTGGGCAAGACCCATCTGCTCTCGGCCGTGTCAAATGAGTTCAAGGCTAACTTTCCCGATCGAACAGTGGTATACGTAAAAAGCGAGGATTTTACCAACGAGGTCATAGACGCCATTGCACGGGGCACCACCTCGGCCCTTCGAGCAAAATACCGCAACGCTGACCTTTTACTAATGGACGACGTCCAGTTCATAGGTGGAAAAACCTCCACACAGGAGGAGTTCTTCCATACCTTCAACACCCTCTATGAGGCGAAGAAGCAGATTGTCTTAACCTCCGACCGGCCCCCGAAAGACATAGCCACCCTTGAGGACAGGCTGAAAACGCGCTTTGAATGGGGCCTGACCGCCGATGTGCAGGCTCCCGAATTTGAGACCCGGGTGGCGATAATTCGCAGGAAGGCGGAGAGCTTTGACTTTGATATTCCGGAGAACGTATGCGAATACATGGCAAACAAGCTCAAAAATAATATTCGCCAGCTGGAGGGCGCGGTCAAAAAACTTCGGGCCTTCCATCTGCTTGAGAACCGTCCGATAAATATCGCAACGGCCCAGACAGCCATAAGCGATATCATCAACAATTCGCAGCCCACGCCTGTCACCGTTGAGAAGATAATTGAGGAGGTGGCAAGGACATACCAGGTCACCCCCGAGGACATCTGTTCCCAGAAGCGCAACGCGGCTGTTTCAAAATCCAGACAGGTGGCCATGTATGTGGTCAGGGAGATAACCCAGATGCCCATGGTGGAGATAGGACAGACCTTCGGCGGAAGGGACCATTCTACGGTGGTATATGCCCTGCGCCAGATGGAGGACAGGCTTGAAAGGGAATCCCATACCAAAGATACCGTGAACGATATTATCAAAAACATACGGGACCGCTGATGGTAGACATACTTCGGTATTTCAACTTTTACTCAACATTCCACCAACAACTCCTCAACCGTATGTTAAAACACCCACCCACTTTCAACTTTTTGATAAGATTGTCCACCGCCTCAAGTGAAATAAAAATTTTCTATAAATCCATATTTTTCAAGGGTTCCCAAACTTATTCACAGTTTTAACAGCCCCTATTACTACTTCTAAATCAAAAAATGAAAACAAGAACTTTTTATGGAAAGGAATTCATACCATGCAAATAACCGTAAACAGAAGCGATATGACAGAAGCAGTCTCAAATATACAGCGGGCCGTCTCCTCAAAGACCTCAGTCCCCGCCTTGGAGGGAATCCTGCTGACGGCACAGGAGGAAAACCTAGAGCTTTGCGCGTATGACCTGGAGCTAGGCATGACTACAGTTATACCGGCAAAGGTAAAGGAACCCGGCAAAGCCGTGCTGAGCGCTAAGCTGTTTTCCGACATAGTCAGAAAAACCCCGGCCGACACTATCTCTATAGATGTTGATGAAAAAAACATGGCTACCATCGAGAGCGGAGTGAGCCGTTTCTCTATCATAGGAATCCCAGCAGAGGAATTCCCTGAGCTTCCGAAGGTGGACGACGGAAAAAATATAAGCCTTGCGGGCAGCGTACTCAAGAGTATGATCCGCCAGACTGTTTTCGCCGTGGCGGAGAGCGACGCGAAGCCTATACACCAGGGAAGCCTGTTCAGCATGGACGATGGGCTGTTGGATGTGGTTGCCGTGGACGGCTACCGTCTTGCAAAGCGGACAGAGTCCATAGACTTTAAAGAAAAATTATCCTTTGTAGTCCCCGGAAAAACATTAAGCGAGGTTTTGCGTTTATTAAAAGATTCCGAGGAGCTTATCGGACTTTATGCCGGCAAGCGGCATATTATCTTCAAGATAGACAATTATACCGTGATATCCAGCTTGCTGGAGGGGGAATTTTTAAACTACAAAGCCACAATACCCTCTGGCAGCAAGACCACTGTAGTCATGCGTTCAAGGGAAGCCATTGAAAGCGTGGAGCGGGTCTCGCTTCTTATAAACGACCGTATCAAAAGCCCCATACGCTGTGTTTTTTCAAATAGCGAGATAAAGCTTTTATGCACCACCTCTATGGGTCGGGCAAGCGACCAGATATCCGCCAGTATGGAGGGTGAGGAGTTGGAGATAGGGTTTAATAACCGTTATCTTTTGGACGCGCTGCGCAATACAGAGTGCGATGAGATAAAGGTGGGTCTCAGCGGGCCGCTCAGCCCCATGACTATCAGCCCAAAGGAGGGGGAAAGTTTCCTGTTCCTTGTGCTGCCTGTCAGGCTGAAGAACGACTGATTACCGCTTACAAAGCAGCTGGGAGATAAAAATGGAAGAGATCAGGATAACGACTGAATATATAAAACTGGACGCTCTTTTAAAGCTTTGCGGCGTGGTAATCACCGGCGGACAGGCAAAGGCCGCCATACAGGACGGACACGTGCAGGTAAACGGTGAGCTTTGCACTATGCGGGGCAGAAAAATACGTGCCGGAGACAGCGTTCAGGTTGCCGGGCGGGGGTTTAAGGTAGAAAAATGTTTGTGATCCGTTTTGCAGCCAGGAATTTCCGAAACCTTGAGGAGGAGGAAATTTTCCCCTGTGAGGAGGTTAACGTAATATACGGAAACAACGCCCAGGGGAAAACGAACCTGCTTGAGGGTATGTGGCTGTTTACCGGCGGCCACTCGTTCCGGGGGGCGAAGGACGCCGAACTGCCGAGGATAGACCCGGACACGGGAAAGAATATGTCCGGCACCGCGCTGGCTATGGATTTTTTTAGTGAAGAACGTGAGCAGAGCGCTGTGCTACAGATAGAAAACGGGCGGCGTTCAACGGATATAAACGGCGTAAAGAAGGACGCGGGTACGCCGCTTGTAGGAAAGGTCCGGGCCGTAATATTCTCCCCCGAGCACCTTCTGCTGGTAAAAGAGGGGCCTGCCCGGCGGAGAAATTACCTCGATACGGCGCTCTGCCAGCTGAAGCCCTCCTATGCCCCGGTACTGACCGCGTACCGCCGTGCGCTTATGCAGAGGAACGCTCTGCTGAAGGACATTTCAAAATCCGCGCAGCTATCGGATACCCTGGCCGTGTGGGACGCCAGGATAGCGAGACTTGGAGCCCAGGTGATTAAAGAGCGTATAAGCTTTACAGATAGAGTTGCGCCGAAGATAGCCGGGATATATGAGGGCATTTCCCGGGGGCGGGAGAAGTTGTCTGTGCGCTATTCCCCCTCCCTCAAGGGCGGCGACACCCTGGACGGAATAGAGGAGTTGTTTTTACGGGAGCTCTCCCGAACCGTGTCCTCAGACGCCCGCACGGGCTTTACCTCAGTAGGACCCCACAGGGACGATCTTGAGATAGAGATAGACGGCATATCAGCCAGGTCCTATGGGTCCCAGGGGCAGCAGCGCAGCTCCGTATTGGCTATGAAGCTGGCTGAGGCGCAGATACTTACAGAGCTTTCAGGAGAGCCGCCTATCGTGCTTTTGGACGATGTCATGAGCGAACTTGACAGGGGGCGCCAGGATTATCTTCTTAACCATCTCAAGGGGCAGCAGGTATTTATAACCTGCTGCAGCCCTGATACCGTCGAGCTTATGGAAAACGGTATGCGTTTTAGGGTGGAGTGTGGAGCGGTGTACCCGGAGGAATTTTAGGGTGTCGATAAAAGGAGGATTTTTACTAATGTACCTGCATTTGGGGCAAGATACCATTGTGATGACAGATAAGATAACGGGTGTTTTTGACCTGGACAATACCACTGTGTCAAAGCATACCAGGGACTTTCTCGGAAAAGCCCAAAAGGAGGGCAGGGTTGTGAATGTGACCAATGAGCTTCCAAAATCATTCCTCCTGTGTGAAAAGAATGGAGTAGAGACGGTGTATCTGTCTCAGATGTCTCCGGCCACCCTGCTTCGCAGGGCCAGGGAAACTACGAGTCAAATTTAAGAGAAAGGGTGACAGAGCATATGCATTATTTAGGGATACCAACCTGCCCATACTGTAAAAAGAGAGTGAACATCATAAGGACCTGGTCGTTAAAGCGGCAGGGTGAATACCAGTGTCCAAGATGCGGCGGCATCTCAAATATTTTTCTGTCGCCCCTTGTATATGTGCTGGCCTTATTGGCATTGTTTTCGGGGGGCGCCATGTACTTTTTCCACAAGTTTGTGCTGGATGATATAGCCCTTGAGACCGCCATATACGTTTTTATACCTTTCGCGGTATTTTTCCTTTTCAGCCTTTTTATGGTTTATCTTGAAAAGCCTGTGATAAAGAA encodes the following:
- the recF gene encoding DNA replication/repair protein RecF (All proteins in this family for which functions are known are DNA-binding proteins that assist the filamentation of RecA onto DNA for the initiation of recombination or recombinational repair.), encoding MFVIRFAARNFRNLEEEEIFPCEEVNVIYGNNAQGKTNLLEGMWLFTGGHSFRGAKDAELPRIDPDTGKNMSGTALAMDFFSEEREQSAVLQIENGRRSTDINGVKKDAGTPLVGKVRAVIFSPEHLLLVKEGPARRRNYLDTALCQLKPSYAPVLTAYRRALMQRNALLKDISKSAQLSDTLAVWDARIARLGAQVIKERISFTDRVAPKIAGIYEGISRGREKLSVRYSPSLKGGDTLDGIEELFLRELSRTVSSDARTGFTSVGPHRDDLEIEIDGISARSYGSQGQQRSSVLAMKLAEAQILTELSGEPPIVLLDDVMSELDRGRQDYLLNHLKGQQVFITCCSPDTVELMENGMRFRVECGAVYPEEF
- the remB gene encoding extracellular matrix regulator RemB — its product is MYLHLGQDTIVMTDKITGVFDLDNTTVSKHTRDFLGKAQKEGRVVNVTNELPKSFLLCEKNGVETVYLSQMSPATLLRRARETTSQI
- a CDS encoding RNA-binding S4 domain-containing protein; protein product: MEEIRITTEYIKLDALLKLCGVVITGGQAKAAIQDGHVQVNGELCTMRGRKIRAGDSVQVAGRGFKVEKCL
- the dnaA gene encoding chromosomal replication initiator protein DnaA, producing MDSFDQAWDIICEFCKSRITDVAYKTWFSRLRPVSMDFEKGVAIIEAPNDFHKQTLLRCYSDLLSQALKNVFGDSIGFELCVTEETDRGSEKEASQDEGYELTFRTFVVGPSNRFAHAACQAVASKPALLYNPLFIYGNSGLGKTHLLSAVSNEFKANFPDRTVVYVKSEDFTNEVIDAIARGTTSALRAKYRNADLLLMDDVQFIGGKTSTQEEFFHTFNTLYEAKKQIVLTSDRPPKDIATLEDRLKTRFEWGLTADVQAPEFETRVAIIRRKAESFDFDIPENVCEYMANKLKNNIRQLEGAVKKLRAFHLLENRPINIATAQTAISDIINNSQPTPVTVEKIIEEVARTYQVTPEDICSQKRNAAVSKSRQVAMYVVREITQMPMVEIGQTFGGRDHSTVVYALRQMEDRLERESHTKDTVNDIIKNIRDR
- the dnaN gene encoding DNA polymerase III subunit beta, yielding MQITVNRSDMTEAVSNIQRAVSSKTSVPALEGILLTAQEENLELCAYDLELGMTTVIPAKVKEPGKAVLSAKLFSDIVRKTPADTISIDVDEKNMATIESGVSRFSIIGIPAEEFPELPKVDDGKNISLAGSVLKSMIRQTVFAVAESDAKPIHQGSLFSMDDGLLDVVAVDGYRLAKRTESIDFKEKLSFVVPGKTLSEVLRLLKDSEELIGLYAGKRHIIFKIDNYTVISSLLEGEFLNYKATIPSGSKTTVVMRSREAIESVERVSLLINDRIKSPIRCVFSNSEIKLLCTTSMGRASDQISASMEGEELEIGFNNRYLLDALRNTECDEIKVGLSGPLSPMTISPKEGESFLFLVLPVRLKND